The Nitrospirota bacterium genome contains a region encoding:
- a CDS encoding pyridoxamine 5'-phosphate oxidase family protein, whose translation RERLKILGHARIEDALAHPELTEHVTDLTMRSSVERLVFIDVVSFDWNCPKYITPRYSAEEIEELAGPLRNRIAELETELHSRKS comes from the coding sequence CCGCGAACGGCTGAAAATTCTCGGCCATGCCCGTATCGAGGATGCCCTGGCGCATCCGGAACTGACCGAGCATGTGACGGACCTCACAATGCGGTCAAGCGTGGAACGGCTGGTCTTCATCGATGTGGTCTCATTCGACTGGAACTGTCCGAAATACATTACGCCGCGCTACTCGGCAGAAGAGATCGAGGAGCTTGCCGGTCCGTTGAGGAACCGTATTGCCGAACTGGAAACCGAACTTCATTCGAGGAAATCGTGA